TCATGAGAGATAAATATAAATGTTATTCCATTCTCTCTATTTATCTTCTTTATCAAATCTAAAATCTGTTTCTGAACTGCCAAATCTAGAGAAGCCACTGGTTCATCACACACTATTAATTTAGGTTTCAGTATTATTGCACACCCTATAACTACTCTCTGACGCTGTCCTCCACTCAATTCATTGGGATATTTATTCTCATACTCTTCACTCAATCCAACCTCATATAGAGTATTTTTGACTAAACTCTCTATCTCTTTTCTCTCTATAATCCCATTTGCTTTCAATGGTTCAGCCAGTATATCTTTTATCTTCATAGCTGGATTTAAAGAGCTATATGGATCTTGAAACACCATTTGAATATCTCTTTTTTCTCTTTTAGAAAGCTCTTTAGACAAGAATTTTATATTTCCACTACTCTCTTTTTCTATTCCTAAGATTATCTTTCCAATGGTAGATTTTCCAACCCCAGATTGACCTATGATTGAAAATATCTCTCCTTTTTTTACATCAAAAGATATATTTTTCAAAACAATCTTTTTTTCCTTAGAAAAATATCCCCTTTTCTCATAAAATTTTGATAGATTTTCAACTTTCAGTATCATTTTTCACCCCTTATCCAAAGGCTCTTAGACAGTTCTATTAACCTCTTTACATATGGGTGTTTCTGCTCTTTGAAAATAGCTTCACAACTATTCTCTTCTACAATCTCACCTCTATACATAACACAAACCCTTTGAGCAAAATCTTTTATTGACTCTAAATCGTGAGATATAAAT
The Fusobacterium sp. SYSU M8D902 genome window above contains:
- a CDS encoding ATP-binding cassette domain-containing protein, with amino-acid sequence MILKVENLSKFYEKRGYFSKEKKIVLKNISFDVKKGEIFSIIGQSGVGKSTIGKIILGIEKESSGNIKFLSKELSKREKRDIQMVFQDPYSSLNPAMKIKDILAEPLKANGIIERKEIESLVKNTLYEVGLSEEYENKYPNELSGGQRQRVVIGCAIILKPKLIVCDEPVASLDLAVQKQILDLIKKINRENGITFIFISHDLGVVYNISDRVMVLYKGEIQEITEVEEFFSKPKSEYGKYLLEGIR